The following coding sequences are from one Virgibacillus necropolis window:
- a CDS encoding sulfatase-like hydrolase/transferase, translating to MGCYGSKINKIPNLERIAENGMMFDNCFCTNAICTPSRANILTGNYSHKNGVKILRDIRQTSIPFYLI from the coding sequence ATGGGTTGCTATGGTAGTAAAATTAATAAAATACCTAATTTGGAGCGTATTGCAGAAAATGGAATGATGTTTGATAACTGCTTTTGTACAAATGCAATCTGTACCCCAAGTAGGGCTAACATATTAACCGGTAACTATAGTCATAAGAACGGAGTGAAAATACTACGGGATATCAGACAAACCAGCATTCCATTTTATCTTATTTAA
- a CDS encoding DUF420 domain-containing protein, whose amino-acid sequence MSKDIHNPKQRNYNPLIWVLSIFIVGVILGTYMLPKSSDGTVWGIELTVLPMLNAIFNSFTFLFLLTALIMIKKKNIKLHRRFIVAAFVTTFLFFISYLTYHSMAESTSYGGDGTLMYFYYFILITHIVLAALIVPLALITLGRGLNMKVEKHRKIARWTMPIWLYVSLTGVLVYLMISPYY is encoded by the coding sequence ATGAGTAAAGACATCCACAACCCCAAACAGCGCAATTACAATCCGCTGATCTGGGTTCTATCCATATTTATCGTAGGGGTTATTTTGGGTACATATATGCTACCAAAAAGTTCGGATGGCACGGTATGGGGCATTGAATTAACGGTATTGCCAATGCTGAATGCTATCTTTAACAGCTTCACTTTTCTCTTTTTGTTAACCGCATTAATCATGATCAAAAAGAAAAACATTAAACTGCACCGCAGATTTATCGTTGCAGCATTCGTAACAACCTTTTTGTTTTTCATCTCCTATTTGACGTATCATTCTATGGCTGAGTCAACAAGCTACGGCGGAGATGGCACCCTGATGTACTTTTATTATTTTATACTCATCACCCACATTGTTCTGGCTGCATTGATTGTGCCGCTTGCGCTGATTACACTTGGACGAGGCTTGAATATGAAAGTCGAAAAACATCGGAAAATCGCACGTTGGACAATGCCAATCTGGCTGTATGTTAGCCTTACGGGTGTATTGGTTTACTTAATGATTTCGCCATATTATTAA
- a CDS encoding carbohydrate ABC transporter permease, with protein MSKTKLKVNKQTKKRYIWAYAFILPQLIVFLGLSLYPIIMSYVYSLYDWSGIGPMTDFVGFDNYLKVFSEEKFWNAFKNTFIYTAGFVTISVSIALLFALILNNPKLKGRVVYRTVYFLPVVTTTAIVGIIMKNIFGNTGLINDVLQMIGVIDQAVPWLTNPVTAMIVLIIVGSWKEIGIIMIYWLTGLQMIPKELYEAAKIDGASSWQVLRHITLPLLAPIGATILLLTTVSSMRVFDLVKTLTDGGPFFSTETLELYIYRFAFASEGPSQVGYASTVGVILGVAVFIISLMLGWIVMKVNKHKNKDAISTGGKKL; from the coding sequence ATGAGCAAAACCAAACTTAAAGTTAATAAGCAGACAAAAAAGCGTTACATATGGGCATATGCATTTATTTTGCCACAACTCATTGTGTTTTTAGGTCTATCCCTTTATCCAATTATAATGAGTTATGTTTACTCGCTTTATGATTGGTCAGGCATCGGACCAATGACTGATTTTGTTGGGTTTGATAACTATTTGAAGGTATTTTCAGAGGAAAAGTTTTGGAATGCTTTTAAAAATACATTTATTTATACCGCAGGATTTGTGACCATATCAGTATCAATTGCTTTATTATTCGCCCTAATACTTAATAATCCTAAATTAAAGGGAAGGGTAGTATATCGAACAGTATATTTTCTTCCGGTAGTAACAACAACGGCCATCGTTGGTATCATTATGAAAAATATTTTCGGAAATACAGGCCTAATTAACGATGTTCTTCAAATGATTGGTGTTATTGATCAGGCAGTACCTTGGTTGACCAACCCAGTAACAGCGATGATTGTTCTTATTATCGTTGGGTCGTGGAAAGAGATTGGGATCATTATGATTTATTGGTTAACTGGCCTACAAATGATTCCTAAGGAGTTATATGAAGCTGCGAAAATAGATGGTGCAAGTAGTTGGCAGGTTTTAAGACATATAACTTTACCGTTACTTGCTCCCATTGGTGCTACCATCCTACTGCTTACAACTGTCAGTAGTATGCGTGTATTCGACTTAGTAAAGACATTAACAGATGGTGGTCCTTTCTTTTCAACTGAAACGCTTGAATTATATATTTATAGATTTGCTTTTGCTTCAGAAGGACCGTCACAAGTTGGCTACGCCTCAACAGTAGGTGTTATTTTGGGTGTGGCAGTATTTATTATCAGTTTAATGCTTGGATGGATTGTTATGAAAGTGAACAAACATAAAAATAAAGATGCGATAAGTACAGGGGGAAAGAAGTTATGA
- a CDS encoding TRAP transporter substrate-binding protein, with translation MRKRVGMSVMAFIVLLFVAACGSESSSGSNDKEVYTLQAGHSLPDDHPYHLGFVEMAKNVKERTDGRVIIEIFPFSELGAERELTEGMTLGTVDLVVSSTAPVTNFVPELEVLDVPFLFNNRESAVEVLEGEIGDELFAAMEEQGIIGLSWAENGYRHITNSTHPIEKPEDLEGVKIRTQENDIHLAAFEALGAQPTPMAWTEALTALQQGVVDAQENPAIVADQYSLYESNQKYMTLTGHVYSVAIYMMSKQTYDELPEDLRDIVVEEGQKIGAVERDMIVEMEKESIKTLKEQGMEIIEEVDIKPFQEAVRPVYDQIEHQDLLNRVLEAQQ, from the coding sequence ATGAGAAAAAGAGTTGGAATGTCAGTTATGGCATTTATTGTATTACTATTTGTAGCTGCTTGTGGAAGTGAATCATCATCAGGGTCAAATGATAAAGAAGTGTATACATTACAAGCTGGACACTCATTGCCAGATGATCATCCATATCATTTAGGGTTTGTAGAAATGGCGAAAAATGTGAAAGAAAGAACGGATGGACGGGTTATCATTGAAATTTTTCCATTCAGTGAACTTGGTGCTGAACGAGAGTTAACGGAAGGCATGACATTAGGTACGGTTGACCTTGTTGTATCATCTACTGCACCGGTTACAAACTTTGTACCAGAATTGGAGGTTTTAGATGTTCCTTTTCTTTTTAATAATCGTGAATCGGCAGTTGAAGTATTGGAAGGAGAGATTGGTGATGAACTTTTCGCGGCAATGGAAGAACAAGGCATTATTGGCCTGTCCTGGGCGGAAAATGGGTACCGCCATATAACAAATTCTACACATCCTATTGAAAAACCAGAGGATTTAGAAGGCGTAAAAATTAGAACACAAGAAAACGATATTCACTTAGCTGCTTTTGAAGCACTTGGAGCACAGCCAACACCGATGGCATGGACAGAAGCGTTAACAGCCCTGCAACAAGGTGTTGTTGATGCACAGGAAAATCCGGCTATTGTGGCTGATCAATATAGCTTATATGAATCCAATCAAAAATACATGACATTAACCGGGCATGTATACTCTGTAGCGATATATATGATGAGTAAGCAAACGTATGATGAATTACCGGAAGATTTACGTGATATTGTTGTCGAAGAAGGACAGAAAATCGGGGCAGTAGAACGTGACATGATTGTTGAAATGGAAAAGGAATCAATTAAAACGTTAAAAGAACAAGGCATGGAAATTATCGAAGAGGTTGATATAAAGCCTTTCCAAGAGGCGGTTCGTCCTGTCTATGATCAAATTGAACATCAGGATTTATTGAATCGGGTTTTAGAAGCACAGCAATAA
- a CDS encoding FadR/GntR family transcriptional regulator, protein MMSLSFTKINNMSRTISSEIVLLIKDNLLKGALKPGDKLPTEKELMAQLGVSRTPVREAIKILESIGVIQIKRGEGMFITNNQSHFSLNPLIFSLIMHSNNIEKLIEFRQHFEVLLINMIITKKDKDIRKIEEVYQSQVERMKPHLSPEELTNIDLEFHYAVLDETNNPYVVEIGKTIYEIIKPKMVHFRKTNSIERTLQSHKAYLELLNAGDDFHPTTAVQRMIRNNEEMIKE, encoded by the coding sequence ATGATGTCGTTATCTTTTACTAAAATTAATAATATGAGCCGAACCATTTCCTCTGAGATTGTATTACTGATAAAGGATAATCTTCTTAAAGGTGCATTAAAACCAGGGGATAAATTACCAACTGAAAAGGAATTAATGGCACAACTAGGGGTAAGTAGAACACCAGTCAGAGAGGCAATAAAAATTTTAGAATCGATTGGTGTTATACAAATCAAACGTGGGGAAGGGATGTTTATTACAAACAACCAATCTCATTTTTCACTAAACCCGCTTATCTTCAGCTTAATCATGCATAGTAATAATATAGAAAAACTGATCGAATTTCGTCAGCATTTTGAAGTTCTATTAATCAATATGATTATAACGAAGAAAGATAAGGACATTCGTAAAATTGAAGAGGTGTATCAGTCCCAAGTTGAAAGGATGAAACCCCATTTAAGCCCAGAAGAATTGACAAATATCGATTTGGAGTTTCATTATGCTGTATTGGACGAGACGAATAATCCATATGTGGTTGAGATTGGCAAAACCATCTATGAAATTATTAAGCCAAAGATGGTCCACTTTAGAAAAACGAACAGTATCGAACGCACCTTGCAATCACACAAAGCTTATTTAGAGTTGTTGAATGCGGGAGATGATTTTCACCCTACAACAGCAGTTCAGCGGATGATTAGGAATAATGAGGAAATGATAAAAGAATAA
- a CDS encoding amylo-alpha-1,6-glucosidase produces the protein MSFNIKQIPFSCYGSYLSISYLPGNREMEEGIYLRNIRGGDDHNGAVFKLDVIENGEIISFTSKLDPSCLTLETERGFVKLIFPENDCLRIFGKNVGLRLSLVTKAYDNGFWYREKSWQINAFSKKIRFMLTPLKGGLEVDAPWVVNGCTHVVADFMPDPNSNSIEGTIEEFLTVYPPHDTSLSFEEEHKRVHTRFSKWHKNTLQVPEEYNNGRKLAAYITWSSVVKQEGMLTRPAMYMSKNWMTNIWSWDHCFNAMALTKNNPDLAWDQLMIFFDVQDENGMLPDYMNDQFAYWNCSKPPIHGWALSWMLKHTDQFSREKLNEIYVPLSKWTRWYINHRKSYHGFPEYQHGNDSGWDNSTVFHKGIPVESPDLCAFLILQMQTLGYIAQELDLQEEKQNWKEAAEDWLEKMIAYFWNGERFVAKYSGEEIDTGDSLLLFMPIVLGDRLPEDVRKKLIDGLKEKGRFLTEHGLATESTRSPYYLDDGYWRGPIWAPTTMLLVDGLVAAGEKAFARELALKYCDMAEKNGMAENFNAVTGEGLRDRAFTWTSSVFLILGSEYSGEKI, from the coding sequence TTGAGTTTCAATATCAAACAAATTCCGTTTAGCTGTTATGGTTCTTACCTTAGTATTTCATATCTGCCTGGTAACAGGGAAATGGAAGAAGGAATTTATCTGCGTAATATTAGAGGGGGGGATGATCACAATGGCGCAGTATTCAAATTGGACGTGATCGAAAACGGTGAAATAATATCCTTTACCTCAAAGCTTGACCCTTCCTGTCTCACACTTGAGACAGAGAGAGGCTTTGTCAAATTGATCTTTCCTGAGAATGATTGTTTGAGAATTTTCGGAAAAAATGTTGGACTAAGGTTATCATTGGTGACAAAAGCCTATGATAATGGATTTTGGTATCGAGAAAAAAGCTGGCAAATCAATGCTTTTTCCAAAAAGATTCGGTTTATGTTGACTCCATTGAAAGGGGGCCTAGAAGTGGACGCTCCTTGGGTAGTCAACGGTTGCACACACGTAGTTGCTGATTTTATGCCAGATCCCAATAGCAATTCGATAGAGGGTACCATTGAGGAATTTTTGACGGTCTACCCACCACACGATACCTCACTATCTTTTGAAGAAGAGCACAAACGTGTGCATACTAGATTTTCAAAATGGCATAAGAACACTTTGCAGGTTCCAGAAGAGTATAATAATGGAAGAAAGCTTGCCGCCTATATCACGTGGTCTTCTGTAGTAAAACAAGAAGGAATGTTGACGAGACCAGCTATGTATATGTCAAAAAATTGGATGACAAATATATGGAGCTGGGATCATTGTTTTAATGCGATGGCTCTAACAAAAAATAATCCGGATTTGGCATGGGATCAGTTGATGATCTTTTTCGACGTCCAAGATGAAAACGGCATGCTCCCAGATTATATGAATGATCAGTTCGCTTATTGGAATTGCAGTAAACCCCCGATTCATGGCTGGGCATTATCCTGGATGCTAAAGCACACTGATCAATTTTCAAGGGAAAAGCTAAATGAAATATATGTACCACTGTCAAAGTGGACAAGGTGGTATATCAATCATCGAAAGAGTTATCATGGATTTCCAGAATATCAACATGGTAATGACAGTGGTTGGGATAATAGTACCGTCTTTCATAAGGGGATTCCTGTTGAGAGTCCGGATTTGTGTGCGTTTTTAATTCTACAAATGCAAACTTTGGGTTACATTGCCCAAGAATTGGACTTACAAGAGGAAAAACAGAATTGGAAGGAAGCGGCTGAAGACTGGTTGGAAAAAATGATCGCATATTTTTGGAATGGTGAACGTTTTGTGGCAAAGTATTCAGGAGAAGAAATCGATACTGGTGATAGTTTACTATTATTCATGCCAATCGTGCTTGGAGACAGGTTGCCTGAAGATGTTAGAAAAAAACTTATAGATGGGCTTAAGGAAAAAGGGAGATTTTTAACAGAACACGGATTAGCAACGGAAAGTACAAGAAGTCCATACTATTTGGATGACGGCTACTGGCGAGGTCCGATATGGGCACCTACGACGATGTTGTTGGTGGACGGATTGGTTGCTGCTGGTGAAAAGGCATTTGCGCGAGAATTGGCCTTGAAATATTGTGATATGGCTGAAAAAAATGGCATGGCAGAGAACTTCAATGCAGTCACAGGTGAAGGATTAAGGGATCGCGCGTTTACATGGACGTCAAGTGTGTTTCTGATTTTGGGCAGTGAGTACAGCGGTGAGAAAATTTAA
- the ebgA gene encoding beta-galactosidase subunit alpha, producing the protein MRDYKVWEDIRITDINRRNPRAFFHSFPTRQAAITGDPAYTHHFKSLNGMWNFLFLPAPEYSPSGFEKTDFDDSEWDLTPVPCNWQMQGYGNMHYSDLWYNFPIRPPYVPSDNPTGIYKRTFQVEEDWLKEDVILRFHGVDSAFHIWLNGKEVGYSKAARVTSEFDVSSYVKPGKNDITVRVYQWSDGTYLEDQDMWWLSGIFRDVELFTQPKNGLEDFKIDTVLLDHYTKAEMKITGKMRGTSDGLTVAYELLDNYQKTITSGEKQLNESFEIIETINQPKLWSAEAPEIYTLLLYIHSSEDLIEVIRQQVGFRQVEIKGRTFTVNGVAIKLKGVNRHDFNPATGRVVSKEDMLNDIRLMKQHNINAIRTSHYPNAPYLYELCDQYGMYVIDEADIECHGFELTNNYSWIADDPKWEKVHIDRLVRMVQRDKNHPSIIMWSLGNESSFGHNFRKMANVCKDMDPSRLVHYEGDTKAEVADVYSTMYTWLEHPDKNRKTLQTIAETTSKPHVHCEYGHAMGNGPGGLKEYQELVYQFEHLQGGFIWEWFDHGIQTTDENGNVYYRYGGDFGDDPTNGNFCIDGLLMPDRTPSPALKEYKKVIEPVHTKVVDLESGKLLIENKYDFINLNHLTLHYAIVKDGESLQTGSVELTDVPARTYKEIVLDYDLGFLKEAGTDYYLTIFYVTNVDLLWVKCGHELATAQFKLPIQTPILPFLPTGELHVQESTHRLLITGNDVEVRFDKINGQMTSWKKSGVQIVEHGPKLQFWRAPIDNDMYLLKDYKEKYFMHIWHEMVENVSYKIEENNVTVTVETVNGTTNAEWYYECQYEYVIYANGDILFSVAGTPGGVLENTPEMIPRIGMEMQVNKECNHVRWYGRGPGESYIDSKQANLFGIYQNTVDGLFTNYVHPQENGNRTDIHWVRLLNHHGLGLIATATESTFNFSASYFEVQDLEKAKHTIDLKKRNYIVLHLDHKQNGLGSNSCGQNQLEKYRCKIEPFQLKLKLSVYSTKEIRDVSKAKEEITEK; encoded by the coding sequence ATGCGAGATTATAAAGTATGGGAAGACATCCGAATCACGGATATAAATAGAAGGAATCCGAGAGCCTTTTTTCACTCATTCCCGACACGGCAGGCGGCAATTACTGGTGACCCAGCGTATACACACCATTTTAAAAGCTTGAATGGCATGTGGAACTTTTTGTTTCTACCGGCACCGGAGTATTCGCCCAGCGGATTTGAAAAAACTGATTTTGATGATAGTGAGTGGGACCTAACCCCAGTCCCGTGCAACTGGCAAATGCAGGGTTATGGGAACATGCATTATTCCGATTTGTGGTACAATTTTCCGATACGTCCACCTTATGTACCTTCAGACAACCCGACTGGAATTTATAAGCGCACATTCCAAGTCGAAGAAGATTGGCTAAAAGAAGACGTGATACTTCGCTTCCACGGCGTAGATTCTGCCTTCCATATCTGGCTGAACGGAAAGGAAGTCGGCTATAGCAAAGCAGCGAGGGTGACAAGTGAATTTGATGTGTCTTCGTATGTGAAGCCGGGGAAAAATGACATCACCGTTAGAGTGTACCAGTGGTCTGATGGGACTTATCTTGAAGATCAGGACATGTGGTGGCTGAGTGGCATTTTCAGAGATGTTGAATTGTTTACCCAGCCCAAAAATGGATTGGAAGATTTCAAGATAGACACTGTTCTACTAGACCATTATACAAAAGCTGAGATGAAGATAACGGGAAAAATGCGTGGGACAAGCGATGGCTTAACCGTAGCGTATGAATTGCTGGATAACTATCAAAAAACTATTACAAGTGGGGAGAAGCAGCTCAATGAAAGCTTTGAAATAATAGAAACTATTAACCAACCAAAACTTTGGAGTGCCGAAGCGCCAGAAATTTATACATTGTTATTGTACATACATTCGAGTGAAGATCTAATAGAGGTTATTCGGCAACAAGTAGGTTTTCGTCAAGTAGAGATAAAAGGTCGTACGTTTACAGTTAATGGTGTTGCGATCAAATTAAAAGGTGTGAATCGCCATGACTTTAATCCGGCAACAGGAAGAGTCGTATCCAAAGAAGATATGTTAAACGATATCCGTTTAATGAAACAGCATAATATCAACGCGATCCGTACATCGCATTACCCAAATGCACCGTATTTATATGAACTTTGCGACCAATATGGCATGTATGTCATTGATGAAGCAGACATTGAATGTCATGGATTTGAATTGACGAATAATTACAGCTGGATTGCTGATGATCCAAAATGGGAAAAAGTGCACATAGACCGTTTGGTTCGCATGGTACAAAGGGATAAAAACCATCCATCTATCATTATGTGGTCGCTAGGTAATGAGTCTAGTTTCGGCCATAATTTTCGTAAAATGGCTAATGTTTGCAAAGATATGGATCCAAGTAGGCTTGTGCATTATGAAGGTGACACCAAGGCAGAAGTGGCCGATGTATATTCAACAATGTATACTTGGTTAGAGCATCCGGATAAAAACCGAAAAACACTGCAAACCATTGCTGAAACAACAAGCAAACCACATGTTCATTGCGAGTATGGCCATGCTATGGGAAATGGTCCAGGTGGTTTAAAAGAATATCAAGAATTGGTGTACCAATTTGAACATTTACAAGGCGGGTTCATTTGGGAATGGTTCGACCATGGCATACAAACAACAGATGAAAATGGTAATGTATATTATCGTTACGGTGGAGATTTTGGGGACGATCCAACAAATGGAAATTTCTGTATAGATGGGCTTCTTATGCCGGATCGCACGCCTTCTCCTGCCTTAAAAGAATACAAAAAAGTTATCGAGCCAGTACACACGAAAGTAGTGGATTTGGAAAGTGGCAAATTGCTGATTGAAAATAAATATGATTTTATCAATCTGAATCACCTTACCTTGCATTATGCAATAGTAAAAGATGGAGAGTCGTTGCAAACGGGGAGCGTAGAACTAACTGACGTTCCGGCAAGAACTTACAAGGAAATTGTGCTTGATTATGATTTGGGATTTCTGAAAGAAGCAGGAACAGATTATTATTTGACAATTTTCTATGTAACAAATGTTGACTTGTTATGGGTGAAATGTGGTCATGAACTTGCGACTGCACAGTTTAAACTGCCTATTCAAACCCCGATACTTCCTTTTTTACCAACAGGAGAATTACATGTTCAGGAATCCACTCATCGCCTGTTGATTACTGGGAATGACGTTGAGGTCCGTTTTGATAAAATTAACGGGCAAATGACATCATGGAAGAAAAGCGGTGTACAAATTGTGGAGCACGGGCCTAAACTACAGTTTTGGCGAGCGCCAATTGATAATGACATGTATCTACTCAAAGACTATAAAGAAAAATATTTCATGCACATTTGGCATGAAATGGTAGAAAATGTATCCTATAAAATAGAAGAAAATAACGTTACTGTAACAGTTGAAACCGTTAACGGTACTACTAATGCGGAGTGGTATTATGAATGTCAATATGAGTATGTTATTTATGCGAATGGAGATATCTTATTCAGTGTGGCGGGTACACCGGGTGGCGTGTTGGAAAATACACCGGAAATGATTCCGCGTATCGGGATGGAAATGCAAGTGAATAAGGAATGTAATCATGTCCGTTGGTACGGAAGGGGTCCTGGGGAATCATACATTGATTCAAAACAAGCGAATTTATTCGGTATATACCAGAATACAGTTGATGGATTGTTTACTAATTATGTGCATCCACAAGAAAATGGAAATCGTACAGACATACACTGGGTAAGACTATTGAACCACCATGGGTTAGGACTAATTGCTACAGCGACAGAAAGTACATTTAATTTTAGCGCAAGTTATTTTGAAGTACAAGATTTAGAAAAAGCAAAACATACGATTGACTTAAAGAAAAGGAACTATATCGTTCTGCACTTGGATCATAAACAAAATGGATTAGGATCCAATTCATGCGGTCAAAATCAGCTTGAAAAATACCGCTGCAAAATCGAACCATTTCAATTGAAATTAAAACTGTCAGTGTATTCTACAAAAGAAATTAGAGATGTGTCAAAGGCAAAAGAAGAAATTACGGAAAAATGA
- a CDS encoding TRAP transporter small permease, with the protein MQRIIAYINIGMKHFLNILLAVLVTSVFLQVIFRFVLNSPLAWTEELARYCLVWLTFLGAAYAMALKQHIGVEFFTNLFPEVGKKILYVCATLVSLMFFIIIIYQGFNLATSAMSQMSPALQIPMGLIYMVLPISGLFLAINLISVFISDLKEGGQPT; encoded by the coding sequence TTGCAACGGATTATAGCTTACATAAATATTGGCATGAAGCATTTCCTTAATATTCTTTTAGCAGTTTTAGTTACCTCTGTATTTTTACAAGTTATTTTTAGATTTGTACTAAATAGCCCGCTTGCATGGACAGAGGAACTAGCGCGCTATTGTTTAGTTTGGCTGACTTTTTTAGGTGCTGCATATGCCATGGCCTTAAAACAGCACATTGGCGTAGAGTTTTTTACAAATTTATTTCCTGAAGTCGGGAAGAAGATTTTGTATGTATGTGCAACTTTAGTGAGTTTGATGTTTTTTATCATCATAATTTATCAAGGATTCAATTTGGCTACAAGTGCAATGTCACAAATGTCACCAGCACTTCAAATCCCAATGGGGTTAATCTACATGGTACTTCCGATAAGTGGACTTTTCCTTGCCATTAATCTTATTTCTGTATTTATTTCTGATTTAAAAGAGGGGGGACAACCAACATGA
- a CDS encoding carbohydrate ABC transporter permease: protein MNSKLTMGLTHVFLIIFGLIWIYPFIWMVSSSFKTNASFLTSGSNPIPEELHWENYARAWNVANFSSYFLNSVIITLGTVIIVVLLSCLTGYALGRVDFPGRKTIIVITGALMFIPTGYTIIPLYELMKFLGLSNTIFGVVLAESSGAHVLFILLFAAFFSRVPKEIEEAATIDGSGFLGTFFRVILPSAKPVVATAVIMQFIWTWSSFLIPLVLTLNNPELRTLAVGMLSFVGKYQTDWTGMAAGASISLLPVILIFIIMQRYFIEGISGSVK, encoded by the coding sequence ATGAATTCAAAATTAACAATGGGATTGACACATGTATTTCTAATCATATTTGGCTTAATATGGATATACCCGTTTATTTGGATGGTATCTTCTTCATTTAAAACTAATGCCTCCTTTTTAACATCTGGTTCAAACCCAATTCCTGAAGAATTGCATTGGGAAAATTATGCTAGGGCTTGGAATGTCGCAAACTTTTCGAGTTACTTTCTGAATTCCGTCATCATTACATTAGGAACTGTCATAATTGTTGTTTTATTAAGTTGCCTAACAGGTTATGCGCTGGGTAGAGTAGATTTCCCAGGTAGAAAAACGATTATCGTAATTACAGGGGCTTTGATGTTTATACCTACTGGATATACAATTATTCCACTCTACGAGTTGATGAAATTTTTAGGGTTATCAAACACAATATTTGGGGTAGTGCTCGCTGAATCTAGTGGTGCGCATGTTTTATTTATTTTATTATTTGCAGCTTTCTTTAGCCGAGTTCCCAAGGAAATCGAGGAGGCTGCCACTATTGATGGAAGTGGCTTTTTAGGAACGTTTTTCAGAGTCATTTTACCATCGGCAAAACCAGTGGTTGCAACAGCAGTTATCATGCAGTTTATTTGGACGTGGAGCTCATTCTTAATTCCCCTTGTATTAACCCTTAATAATCCCGAATTAAGGACATTAGCAGTTGGAATGCTATCATTCGTTGGTAAGTACCAAACGGACTGGACTGGTATGGCAGCAGGCGCGTCTATTTCATTATTACCAGTTATACTTATCTTTATAATTATGCAAAGGTACTTCATTGAAGGGATTTCCGGTTCCGTGAAATAG